CATGAGGTCCTGTGAGTGCCGGAGGTGGTGCGGTCCGTCTCGCAGGATGACCTCTTCTCGGGTTATTCATGTTATCCAAAACCATAGAGTACAACATCCCAAAAGTCCAGTACAGCGAGACGGACCGGCACTTCATCTTGTTCCGTTTCACCATATTATAGAACAGCCCATCCACATCGTACTGGTCCAGTAGCCACGGAATGTCCATGGGTGTCGAGGGTACGAGTTTCAAATGTCTACATATttgtaaaatatttatGATAAGCTTGATCAATCTTTGTACTACTGACTGTATGCCATCGGAAAATTCAAACATGGGTTGTCCATTGCTGTTGTTGGTATAGGGCAGTTTAATCATAAGAATATCGGAGAAGAAGGTAACATACTTCCACATGATATTAATGGAATCATTTGTTATAGCAAGAGGTAAAACACGGAAGTTTTTCAACGATATTAGCGGTTGAAAGGCAATAGAGAACGGTATTTGGAAATTATCTTGCAGTTTCTGGATCACAAACCAGTTATTTAACAGATTGAGCTTGTAATCTCTAGCCGATTCACAAATCTTGGATACTTGTGTTAGCTTGTTCTTTGCATCATTAATCTCCACTTGCTCTCTTAATTTGTCCGTACCAGCCTCCACCTTATAGCGTTTATAATTGTCTATTTCAACCTTTAATTTGCTAATATCATCTCTTTTACTATAAATCCGCTCATTTAGCTGCTCTATCCTGTGCTTAATAAGGttgttattctttttcattcgTAAAACATCTAACTTCATGAGACTATTCGTCAAGGGgtctttccttttctccAATGCTTTGACATCCAACTGATCATAGTTCATGGCCTCGTTTAGTATTCGTTCGACCTTCCCATTAAGTACCTTATTCTCATCCtttaagaaaattaaatccagtttcaatttcagtAGCAGGCTTGGGCTCGTATTAATACAATGCGCACAGTATACTACATGTGCTCTATGGTGACATATTGGGCAATGCATGTCATACTAAGATTCTAGTTACcaggtttttttttcttccctttttCTATTCGTTATTCTCTCTTAAGCACTCTTGAATTTAGTCCTTTCCCTTGATTTTcaacgaagaaaaaaatgcttattatcaataaattaCAAATAAATAAGTAGTTTCTAACTAGAAATAAGATAAACGATTACAGACATTATTTAATAGtacaagagaaaaaaaatcaatacATATTCAGCATCGAAATTGCCTatatattttcaacttttaattttttttcttattagGATGCCGCTCTTGAAATTTATTATCCAATCCACCATATCTTGATCGTTAGCGGCTTTAAAGGATAACCTTTCGTCAAATGTAATTAGCGCAAAATTTGTGTCATCATTCGTCATCTTCGCATTATTATCAAGTTCAATACAATCGATGATTTTATCGAGTTTAatgcttttctttaacttGCCGGTCTTGAAAGAGTATAAATTGAACGAAGTATTGGTCAATTCCACATTGAACTTTTGCCATTTGGCCCtattgaacaattttttctttttaactTTAGTGTAAAGAATCCCTGAACAAACCTGGTGCTCCGCGTTCCTAGGATCGAACATCCTATAAAACTCTTTGTCTTCACGAGACAGTTGCTCATCCATCGTCAAATTACAAGAATGTTTACTGCTAGAAGGACCCGCCTTTTCGTCGACTACAATTaagtcatcttcatcctcttcttcatcataatCGCTACCTGTAATGACACTTTCATTGCCACTGGGACTAGAAAGGAATTTCTCAAGGgcaattttccaattgtGCATTAGTTCCATGCCGACCTTCTCATTTTGCCCCCGCggaaatttgaatattagGTCCTTGGATGGAGTGTAAACTGTTAATATTCCATCGAGCTCGCTTATCTTGAAATTAAGTATGTCAAATCTCGGTATGACACTTATCGCCTCTCTTTCATCTTGGGTTTTGTAATAAGCAAACTGATTTTTCCTCAAGACGCACCAATATTGATGATCTGTTGTGCGAGGCCACCACAAATGACGATGGTGGTGATGCTGATGCTGATGGTAACCCTGCGGCATACCATCAGCAGCTCCATTGTTACCTGAACCAGATTGTGCTGTCGGCGTTTTATTTTGAGATGTTGATGGCTTTTTGACGAGATTCGATGCGATCAAAATTTCATGCTGGCTTGACGGTGCAGTCGCGCCTGCTATCATTGGTCTTATGAAATTCACCAAGGCAAAGTCAGCGTAATTATTTATGGTTAATTCATCTACCAGCTTGGTATTGCATACTATATTTGGCCTGTTCGTTTAATTTCAGCCACATAATAGTAGGGAAAAATCGTTGCGAGTGACcgaaagtaaaaaatacGGATTCGTGTCTATAAAACCTGAGAGGCatctatttatttacttttgtTCTGTTATCTAAGTGAATCCTATATGGATACCCCTTTGTGTCGACATATTTTATGTTTGATTCCCGTGGACAACCATActatttctctttttcttatgGGTGGAGGAAACAGTTCTTGTAACACCGG
The nucleotide sequence above comes from Saccharomyces paradoxus chromosome II, complete sequence. Encoded proteins:
- the OPY1 gene encoding Opy1p (similar to YBR129C), encoding MIAGATAPSSQHEILIASNLVKKPSTSQNKTPTAQSGSGNNGAADGMPQGYHQHQHHHHRHLWWPRTTDHQYWCVLRKNQFAYYKTQDEREAISVIPRFDILNFKISELDGILTVYTPSKDLIFKFPRGQNEKVGMELMHNWKIALEKFLSSPSGNESVITGSDYDEEEDEDDLIVVDEKAGPSSSKHSCNLTMDEQLSREDKEFYRMFDPRNAEHQVCSGILYTKVKKKKLFNRAKWQKFNVELTNTSFNLYSFKTGKLKKSIKLDKIIDCIELDNNAKMTNDDTNFALITFDERLSFKAANDQDMVDWIINFKSGILIRKKIKS
- the ATG14 gene encoding Atg14p (Autophagy-specific subunit of phosphatidylinositol 3-kinase complex I~similar to YBR128C), with translation MHCPICHHRAHVVYCAHCINTSPSLLLKLKLDLIFLKDENKVLNGKVERILNEAMNYDQLDVKALEKRKDPLTNSLMKLDVLRMKKNNNLIKHRIEQLNERIYSKRDDISKLKVEIDNYKRYKVEAGTDKLREQVEINDAKNKLTQVSKICESARDYKLNLLNNWFVIQKLQDNFQIPFSIAFQPLISLKNFRVLPLAITNDSINIMWKYVTFFSDILMIKLPYTNNSNGQPMFEFSDGIQSVVQRLIKLIINILQICRHLKLVPSTPMDIPWLLDQYDVDGLFYNMVKRNKMKCRSVSLYWTFGMLYSMVLDNMNNPRRGHPARRTAPPPALTGPHDRWYVVG